Part of the Nitrospirota bacterium genome is shown below.
CCCGAATCCCGATTCGTCATACAGCGACTGTCGACCCCGCTACTTCACGACCGCCCTGGCACCCTTGAGATCGGTCTTGATGGGCTCCCGGTTGAAATTCCCCAGTTTTGCGTTCTTGAAAATAATATTGGCCGTGCCCGCTGATTTTCCCTGGAATATGATCGTGCAGAGGCTGCCTGAACCTTCGACCCCCCCCACGTCGCCGATGCGGGTCATGTAGATGTCCACGGTGCCGGCCTTGATGTTATTCGAGAAAAGGAAAGACGTCTGCTGACCGTCCTTCTTCAGAAACCCGTTTTCGCTCGCCGCCTTGAACTCCACGACTTTGGGATCGTAACCGAGCGTGACAATCGCACCGTACAGGTTCTTCACGTTGCTGACGGAGAGGTCGTACCTCAGATCCTGACCCAGGGGGGACGCGGACTCACCGGGTTTGATCTCCAGCGAGGCCGGTACTGCCTGATCCGCAGCCACCGGTTTAGCCGGCTCGCCTGCTGCCGGAGGCTGCCGCTGCGCCATGGAGTCAAGCACCGCCGCCTTGTCTAAGGGCTTTTCCGCCGATTTCGAGCTCTTCCCCGTGCTCACGAACAGCGGTTTCGTGTCGTAGGCCTCTTCCGTGCCCGACCAGAAGTTCAGCGCATCCTTGTCGGGAAGCTCCATGGTGCGCACGATGCTCGGCGTGATCGACATCAGGATATCGGTCTTGATCGTGCCGTTGCTCGTATTTGAAAAAAGCTTGCCCAGGATCGGGATGTCCCCGAGGATGGGGAGCTTCACCGTGCTTTTGCGGTCCTCGTCCTGGATAAGGCCTCCGATGATCACGCTCTCGCCGTCGCGCAGGTTGACCACGGTCTCAGTGTTGCGCGTGCCAAACTTGTACTGTTTCTGGCCGTTGCCGAAATCGATGGCGTCTTCGAGCGTGCTGACCTCCATGCCCATCTTGAGCGTGACCGTGTTGTTGAGATGGACGTTCGGCTCGATGTTCACCTTGATGCCCACGTCCTTGTACTCGAACGTGGACGTTACGGCCACTGTCGCCGTCGATTGGATCGTCGAGGTCTGGACTGGAATTCGCTCTCCGATGTGGAACTTCGCTTGTTTGCCGTTCAGCACCCTCACCCGGGGGTTCGCCAGCGTCTGCGCATCGGAATCCTGCTTGAGCAGGTTCAGTACCAGTCCCGGCAGGGTCAGTATGATATTGTCCCCCGTAATATTCCTGAGGTTTGCTAGAGTGATCTGTGAGCTGCCCTGCGTCTGGTTGGTCCCCTGTACAGTAGCGGTCGCCGACCCTGGATTGAGGTTCCAGCCGTACTGGATGGAATTGCTGCGCGCGATCTCGAGCACCTCGACATCGAGGACGACCTCCGCCTCCTTGAGATCATTCGCGTTGATGATCTTTTCCACGAGCTTGATCTTCTCCGGCGTGTCCCGGACGGTGATCGAGTTCTGGACCTCGTTCACGTAGATCTTCTTCACGTCGAGCATGGATCTGAGCAGGTTCACCGCCTCCTTCGATTTGACGTTGGTCAGGTAGAAGGTCTTGACCAGAAGGTCCTGATACTGGTCCAGCTTGGCCTTGCTCTTGGGTATGATGATGATCGTATCGGCGCTGATCTTCTTCATGAACAGTTTGTTGGTGGAGAGCAGGAGATTGAGCGCGTACTGGAACGATACGTCCTTGACGAAAACGGTGACGTTCTGCGCCCGCACGTCCTCGTCGAACATGATATTGATGCCCGCAAGCTTCGACAGGACCTCGAACACTTCCTTGATGTTGGTGTTCTTGAAATTCAGCGTGATCGGCTTGTCCGAGGCCAGGGTAAGCGCTTCATCGGGCTCCGTCTCGGACTTTGTTTTTTGAAGCTTCGCGAGCGAATCGAAGTACTTTGCGTTTTCGGGATCGAGCTCGACCGCGAGGTTCAACTCGTTGATCGCATCGTTCAAGCGGTTCAGTTCCTGGAAGGTGAGTGCCGTGCGGTAATGATCCTCGGCCTGTTTCATGTTCAGCACCGACTTGAGGGCGCCCTGGACGGCCGCGCTCGTGGGGTTCAGGTACATGGCCTGCTGCAGTTCGACGATGGCCTGGTCCAGCTTGCGTTCTTTCAGAAACGAACGTGCCTTCTTATAATGCTGGTTGGCGGCGGTCTCCTGGGCCCGCAGCAGGGCCGAACGGTATTCGATGTTCTGAGGATCGGTCTTGTTGGCGTCGCGGTATTCCTTGACGGCCAGGTCCCATTCTCCGTTATGGGCGAAGCTTTCGCCCCGCTGGAATGCACGGGAACCGGCGCAGCCCGCGAGCGACAGGGCGGCAAGCGCGACCACGCACAGTAGGATGGCCCTTTTCATTAGCTCCCTCCTTGCCATGTTACCGCTGCTTCGGGGCAGCTCCGGACTGGTCGGCCCCGCCCGAAAGCTCGACCCGGACTTCCACGCGGGTGACCGTATCCTGCAGGACCACGTGTTCCTTGCCGGCCTCTTTCACACGGTAGTTCTTCAGGACCGACTCTCCGCTCCGGACGATAAAGAGCTCTCCGTCCTTGGAGAGGAACAGGCTACTGTCCTTCTCCGTAAGGTATCCGAGAAAGCGGAACTTCGAGAGGTCGGCCCGGGCAGCTTCCGCCGCGATCTCTTCCGGTGTCTTTTCCGGGACTGGCGGCGAAACAGGCACGGTCGGCGTGGGTGCCGTTTTGATAACCGGCTTTATCCTGCTCGCCGGGTTCTCCATCCGGAAGAAGTCCCTGACCATGCCGGGGTACTTCTCCTCGCGCCGGACGAGGAACAGCAGCAGGGGGTCCGGTGCGGACGACGGCGACTGCCCCCCCCCGCGCACTGATGTCGTCGCCACCGCTCCTCGGACATAGATCAGGGGAGCGGTGCGGGGTTTCCCCGCCGTCAGGACCCGGTACCCGATCAGGATCATGAGCAGGGCGAGCAACCCAGCCAGCAGTTTCTTCTGATTTTCCGGAGTCAGCGTCATATCAGTCGCCCATCACTGGCCCTTCACGTAGGTCACCAGCTTCAGCTGCATCCGCACGAGACCCTTGTCCCCTTCGAGCTTGAGGTCCTGGATGCCGACAGGCCGGTCCGATGTCTCGATTTCGTAGACGAACCGCTTGATATCGGCATACCTGCCCTCAGCCGGGAACGCAAAGGAGAGGATGGCCAGTTCTTCGCCGCTTCGCTTCGGGATATCATAGGTGATCGCAGACACGGTCAGGTTCAGCCGCCGCGCGGACTGAACAAGGTCCTTGACCAGGATCGGCATGTCCTTCTGGGTCGGGATGCCTGCCCGGATGCCTGTCAGCTCTTTTTTCTGTTTCTCGAACAAGATGGCCTCGGTGCGCCTTTTTCTGAGCTCGCCGTACCTCGCCTCCAGCGACCGGATCCCGTTGATGTACGGAACAACGAGGAACGCATAGAGTAACAGGTCGGCGATCAGAAGCGCGGCGCAGACAAGGACCGCCTTCTGCAGCCGTCTATTTGCCCGGAGCCACTCCGGAAGCGTTATGTTCCTGATAGAGAGCGACGACATTGAACGATATGATCCCTTTCTCGACCGACTGATGTCGCAGATAGGCTTCCTTGAACACCAGGGACCGCTCCAGGCCGATCATGAGGTTCCTGAGCGCTTCCGGCGACTGAGCTGTTGCCTCGAGGACGAGTTGGCGCTCCCGGGGATTGTAATCCACTTTATTTACCGCGACACCGGAGGGGAAAACCCGCTCGATCTGGGTGAAGAGGCGTGTCCACGAGAAGCGCCGCGCATCCATGAGCGCTGACATGGACGAAAGGTCCTTGATGATCCGGTCCCGCTCGGCCAGCAGTGGTTTGATCTGTTCCTCGGATGACAGGATCTCCCGCACCTTACCGTCTATGTCCCGGGTGTGCAGGCGAAGTGCCAGTGAGGTCCAGACAATCGCCACGACGCCTGCTGCAAGCAGCACGCTCGCCGCGACGAGCCCGGTCCGGAGCCTGTCCATGAGCGGATAATCCCTGCTCGCGAAATTGATCGAGATCATGCCGGAATCCCCGCCCCTAGGGCCGCGGCCATTTCCGTCGGCGCCTCTACGCCGTGGGGAAGGACCACTGCGGGAGAGAGAGCCTCGACCGCGAGCGCATGCTGCGATTTCAGCTCCTGCTCCAGCACCTCCCCGATCCTGGCGTCCCCGGTCAGATAGAGATATCCCAGTTCGGATTGCTGCGACCGGTCGCGGTGGGTGTAAAAATGGAGGGAGTCCTCGATCTCGCGCAGCAGCCGGGCCGTGATTTCATCACCGCCGCTCCGCTTCAGATCCTTGGAGCGGTAGAAGCGGACGCCCCCCTTTTCCGCGATGATCGTCGAGAACGAATCGGTGTGCACGTGCGTGAGGGCGAAGGAGCCGGACCTGGCATTCATATAAGGGGCATAAAAGTTCAGTGCAGAAAGCGACGAGATCCCCATTGACCAGGGCTCCACGTCCAGCCCGAGAAAGAGGTCCTCATACTGGGCGAGAACGGCCTTCTTGGCAACGCAGGCAAGAACGGTAATCCCCGGCCCGCGCCGGAGGATCTGGTGCCTGAGAACCGTTTCCGCGAGATCGAAGGCCGCTGTTTTTTCGAGCCTCCAGCGTATCAGCCGATCGCGCTCAACAGCCTTCGGCGGAAGTTCATCGAACTCAAGCGTCTGGATCCGGAATATCTGGTCTGGAAGACAGACCGACGCGCGGCAGGGCTTCGGGAGAGACGGACCGGCGCAGCGTTTGATTGCCTCGGTTAGTCGGTCCGGGTCGGCGATATTCAGTGCGGAATAGGACTCCGTCAAAACTCCCGGTGGAAGGTCCTCTTGGATGGCCGAGCTAACCCTCAGGGAACCGCCGTAGCCGGAGAGCGCCGCGACCCGCACCGCCGACGACGTCAGTTCGATGCCTAACCGCGGATTTCTGTTCAGAAACCATAGCATTGATCGTATATATTAACAAGGTGGTAGAGGGATGTCAATTAAAACAACGCGCCTAGGCCGAGAAACACCTGGACGGGATAGACGGACAAGATGGCTATGCCAATCGCGAAATGCGGTGTACGCGAAGCCGATTCCTGACCCCTGATGGTGCGGGATATGGCAACGCTCGCGATCATGAGAAGAACAAGGACAGTGCCCAGGAAGAGGTGCGGAGGATATTCAAATATCTTTCCGGTATCGAGCATGACGAGGATGATCCCGTAGACATACCCGAGAACGGCCAGAACCGCGTAAAGAGGACCGCCTTTCCGGTGCTGCCTGATCGCCGGGAAGGGCAGCGGCGCCCTGGCTTTGCGCGCTTT
Proteins encoded:
- a CDS encoding secretin N-terminal domain-containing protein — its product is MKRAILLCVVALAALSLAGCAGSRAFQRGESFAHNGEWDLAVKEYRDANKTDPQNIEYRSALLRAQETAANQHYKKARSFLKERKLDQAIVELQQAMYLNPTSAAVQGALKSVLNMKQAEDHYRTALTFQELNRLNDAINELNLAVELDPENAKYFDSLAKLQKTKSETEPDEALTLASDKPITLNFKNTNIKEVFEVLSKLAGINIMFDEDVRAQNVTVFVKDVSFQYALNLLLSTNKLFMKKISADTIIIIPKSKAKLDQYQDLLVKTFYLTNVKSKEAVNLLRSMLDVKKIYVNEVQNSITVRDTPEKIKLVEKIINANDLKEAEVVLDVEVLEIARSNSIQYGWNLNPGSATATVQGTNQTQGSSQITLANLRNITGDNIILTLPGLVLNLLKQDSDAQTLANPRVRVLNGKQAKFHIGERIPVQTSTIQSTATVAVTSTFEYKDVGIKVNIEPNVHLNNTVTLKMGMEVSTLEDAIDFGNGQKQYKFGTRNTETVVNLRDGESVIIGGLIQDEDRKSTVKLPILGDIPILGKLFSNTSNGTIKTDILMSITPSIVRTMELPDKDALNFWSGTEEAYDTKPLFVSTGKSSKSAEKPLDKAAVLDSMAQRQPPAAGEPAKPVAADQAVPASLEIKPGESASPLGQDLRYDLSVSNVKNLYGAIVTLGYDPKVVEFKAASENGFLKKDGQQTSFLFSNNIKAGTVDIYMTRIGDVGGVEGSGSLCTIIFQGKSAGTANIIFKNAKLGNFNREPIKTDLKGARAVVK
- a CDS encoding DUF4079 family protein; this translates as MQYPLIDRQLLVSLRLAHGTYNFLVMLLFWHQAWLGIKIRKARKARAPLPFPAIRQHRKGGPLYAVLAVLGYVYGIILVMLDTGKIFEYPPHLFLGTVLVLLMIASVAISRTIRGQESASRTPHFAIGIAILSVYPVQVFLGLGALF
- a CDS encoding PilN domain-containing protein; this translates as MISINFASRDYPLMDRLRTGLVAASVLLAAGVVAIVWTSLALRLHTRDIDGKVREILSSEEQIKPLLAERDRIIKDLSSMSALMDARRFSWTRLFTQIERVFPSGVAVNKVDYNPRERQLVLEATAQSPEALRNLMIGLERSLVFKEAYLRHQSVEKGIISFNVVALYQEHNASGVAPGK
- the pilO gene encoding type 4a pilus biogenesis protein PilO; amino-acid sequence: MSSLSIRNITLPEWLRANRRLQKAVLVCAALLIADLLLYAFLVVPYINGIRSLEARYGELRKRRTEAILFEKQKKELTGIRAGIPTQKDMPILVKDLVQSARRLNLTVSAITYDIPKRSGEELAILSFAFPAEGRYADIKRFVYEIETSDRPVGIQDLKLEGDKGLVRMQLKLVTYVKGQ